One part of the Dyadobacter sp. 676 genome encodes these proteins:
- a CDS encoding DUF349 domain-containing protein: protein MAQEQQEGVKSEEQDDLAPKTIDTLEIDLNNELTEEHEEETPDVDYSQLSKEQLVNLLENELAAIRGEGATAAQLKKAEAVARGVRTVLDQIKQRDREAALKVFIEETGGEEGFEYKYDAETQKIDSLTRDIRSLKNAFYQSQEKEKEKNFNVKTALLGRLRALVDEEGTRETDASGLKSSWEEFKKIQEEWKAAGNVASPHNGTLWATYNALIDRYFSNRNIYFELKELDRRRNAELKAELCEKVEELGRSLENRPMSREILNEANHIFEEYKHLGPAPKEEQEKLWQRFKEALDVLYDAQRGQFAEQKKSMQENYEQKLKIYEAIVPFTTYNSGSIKEWNAKTKDIMAFQDQWVALKGIMPREEGKELSKKFWAALKTFFNNKGEFFRQLEAKREQNLELKNQLCEEAEALLASGEDNPATTQKVIELQKKWKGIGQVPEKFKDTIYDRFKKACDSYFDQKRAKNREVEEEFENNLKLKTDLIERIEAAAKDKDESSLNLLSAFKAEWSSIGFVPKKGYASHSEALYRGHQHLCKRHRPALYEREGTSRAGKRSGTGT from the coding sequence ATGGCACAAGAACAACAAGAAGGGGTCAAAAGCGAAGAGCAGGACGACCTGGCACCAAAAACGATTGATACCCTTGAAATTGATCTTAACAATGAGTTGACTGAGGAGCACGAGGAAGAAACGCCTGATGTGGATTATAGCCAACTGTCTAAGGAGCAGCTGGTTAATTTGTTGGAGAACGAGCTGGCGGCCATCCGCGGCGAAGGTGCTACCGCAGCTCAGCTGAAAAAGGCGGAAGCCGTTGCCAGGGGCGTCCGTACGGTTTTGGATCAGATCAAACAAAGGGACCGCGAAGCCGCATTGAAGGTATTTATCGAAGAAACCGGCGGCGAAGAAGGGTTCGAATACAAATACGACGCGGAAACGCAGAAAATCGATTCCCTGACGCGCGACATCCGTAGTTTGAAAAACGCATTTTACCAAAGTCAGGAGAAGGAAAAGGAGAAGAATTTCAACGTCAAGACGGCACTTCTCGGCCGCTTGCGTGCGCTTGTAGACGAGGAAGGCACGCGGGAGACCGACGCCAGCGGATTGAAATCGAGCTGGGAAGAATTTAAAAAGATACAGGAGGAATGGAAGGCGGCCGGTAACGTCGCATCGCCGCATAACGGCACGCTCTGGGCGACGTACAATGCGCTGATCGACCGGTATTTCAGCAACCGCAATATTTACTTCGAACTCAAGGAGCTGGACCGTCGCCGGAACGCGGAACTGAAAGCCGAGTTGTGCGAGAAAGTAGAGGAACTCGGCAGGTCGCTGGAAAACCGCCCAATGTCACGGGAAATCCTGAATGAAGCCAACCATATTTTCGAGGAATATAAACACCTCGGGCCCGCCCCTAAAGAGGAACAGGAGAAGCTCTGGCAACGTTTCAAGGAGGCTTTGGACGTGCTTTACGATGCGCAGCGCGGCCAGTTCGCGGAGCAGAAAAAATCCATGCAGGAAAACTACGAGCAAAAGCTGAAAATCTACGAGGCGATTGTTCCGTTCACGACCTATAACTCCGGCAGCATCAAGGAATGGAATGCCAAGACGAAAGATATCATGGCGTTCCAGGACCAATGGGTTGCCTTGAAAGGCATTATGCCACGCGAAGAAGGCAAGGAACTCAGCAAGAAGTTCTGGGCCGCGTTGAAAACGTTTTTCAATAACAAAGGCGAGTTCTTCCGTCAGCTGGAAGCCAAGCGCGAGCAGAACCTCGAACTGAAAAACCAGCTTTGTGAAGAAGCGGAAGCTCTTCTGGCGAGCGGTGAGGACAATCCCGCCACGACCCAGAAGGTGATCGAACTGCAAAAGAAATGGAAGGGAATCGGACAGGTTCCCGAGAAATTCAAGGATACGATTTACGACCGCTTCAAAAAAGCCTGCGATTCCTATTTCGACCAGAAACGTGCCAAAAACCGCGAAGTAGAAGAGGAATTCGAAAACAACTTGAAACTGAAAACCGATCTCATCGAGAGAATCGAGGCGGCAGCCAAGGATAAGGACGAATCTTCGCTCAATTTGCTGAGCGCGTTCAAGGCCGAATGGTCGTCGATAGGGTTTGTTCCCAAAAAAGGATATGCAAGCCATTCAGAAGCGTTATATCGCGGCCATCAACACTTATGTAAGCGCCATCGGCCAGCTCTCTACGAAAGAGAAGGAACAAGCCGTGCTGGAAAGCGAAGTGGAACTGGTACGTGA
- the pdxH gene encoding pyridoxamine 5'-phosphate oxidase — protein sequence MDQNIANIRHDYQLKGLLESDLDPDPLKQFRLWFDDVLEAGITESNAMLLSTVSEGRPAGRIVLLKDFDKRGFSFFTNYDSKKGREIEANPQVALTFFWKELERQVRIEGKIEKTSEEESDEYFAVRPRGSQIGAWASAQSEVIPDRTFLEEKTSELKARFEGRPVPRPPYWGGYRVVPDYIEFWQGRPSRLHDRLAYTKQSDGEWKVERLSP from the coding sequence ATGGATCAGAATATTGCAAATATCCGTCATGATTATCAGCTCAAAGGCCTTCTCGAATCCGATCTCGACCCTGATCCCCTGAAACAGTTCAGGTTATGGTTCGACGACGTGCTGGAAGCAGGGATTACCGAATCGAATGCAATGCTCCTCAGCACGGTTTCCGAGGGTCGCCCGGCGGGCCGGATTGTGTTGCTCAAGGACTTCGATAAAAGAGGGTTTTCCTTCTTCACCAATTATGACAGTAAAAAAGGCAGGGAAATCGAAGCCAACCCGCAGGTAGCTTTGACTTTTTTTTGGAAAGAACTTGAAAGACAGGTCCGTATCGAAGGTAAAATCGAAAAAACATCGGAAGAAGAATCGGACGAATACTTTGCTGTGCGACCGCGCGGCAGCCAGATCGGCGCGTGGGCTTCGGCCCAAAGCGAGGTCATTCCCGATCGTACGTTTCTTGAAGAAAAAACCAGCGAACTGAAAGCCCGGTTCGAAGGCCGGCCGGTGCCCCGTCCGCCCTATTGGGGTGGCTACCGGGTCGTTCCCGACTATATCGAATTCTGGCAGGGCCGCCCCAGCCGCCTGCACGACCGGTTGGCCTATACGAAGCAAAGCGACGGAGAGTGGAAAGTTGAGCGGCTTTCGCCGTAG
- a CDS encoding citrate synthase has product MSQIAELTLEGKKYEFPIIEGSEQEKAIDISKLRDQTGYITIDSGYKNTGATKSAITFLDGEEGILNYRGYSIEDLAEKSSFLEVAYLLIYGELPTEKQFAEFEHEIRTHTLVNEDMRKIFEGFPVNAHPMGVLSSLVSAMSAFYPDANGQNSEEVTQLHIIRLLAKLPTIATWSYKKSQGHPVNYPQNDLDYCSNFLNMMFSLPVAKYHVDPVVSAALNKLLILHADHEQNCSTSTVRLVGSSHANIFSSISSGISALWGPLHGGANQEVIEMLEAIKADGGDTQKYINMAKDKSSGFRLFGFGHRVYKNFDPRARIIKKAADDVLNKLGINDPVLEIAQRLEKAALEDEYFVQRKLYPNVDFYSGIIYRALGIPTNMFTVMFAIGRLPGWIAQWKEMRENKEPIGRPRQIYIGAPRRDFVPMSERK; this is encoded by the coding sequence ATGTCCCAAATAGCTGAATTGACCCTTGAAGGTAAAAAGTACGAGTTCCCCATAATTGAAGGTAGTGAACAGGAAAAGGCGATAGATATTTCCAAATTGCGTGACCAGACAGGGTATATTACGATTGACTCGGGTTACAAGAATACCGGCGCGACCAAAAGTGCCATTACATTTCTGGACGGAGAAGAGGGCATTCTGAATTACAGAGGTTACTCGATCGAGGACCTGGCCGAGAAATCTTCTTTCCTTGAAGTTGCATACCTGCTTATTTACGGAGAGCTTCCTACCGAAAAACAATTCGCTGAATTTGAACATGAAATCCGTACGCATACGCTCGTGAACGAGGATATGCGCAAAATTTTCGAAGGTTTTCCGGTAAATGCCCACCCGATGGGCGTGCTGTCGTCGCTGGTGAGTGCGATGAGCGCATTCTATCCCGATGCGAACGGGCAGAATTCGGAGGAGGTGACCCAGCTGCACATTATCCGCTTGCTGGCCAAATTGCCGACGATCGCAACGTGGTCGTACAAAAAATCCCAGGGGCATCCCGTAAACTATCCGCAGAACGACCTCGATTATTGCTCGAACTTCCTGAACATGATGTTCTCGTTGCCGGTAGCGAAATACCATGTTGACCCGGTTGTTTCCGCCGCATTGAACAAGCTTCTCATTCTCCACGCCGACCACGAGCAGAACTGCTCTACTTCTACCGTGAGGCTGGTAGGCTCGTCGCATGCCAACATTTTCTCTTCGATTTCTTCGGGTATCAGCGCATTATGGGGGCCTCTCCACGGAGGTGCCAATCAGGAGGTGATCGAAATGCTCGAGGCTATCAAAGCCGACGGCGGCGATACGCAGAAATACATTAATATGGCCAAGGACAAGAGCAGCGGCTTCCGCCTGTTCGGTTTCGGTCACCGCGTTTATAAAAATTTCGACCCGCGTGCACGCATCATCAAAAAGGCTGCGGACGACGTATTGAACAAGCTGGGCATCAACGATCCTGTGCTTGAAATCGCGCAAAGACTCGAAAAAGCCGCTTTGGAAGACGAATACTTCGTGCAGCGCAAGCTCTACCCGAATGTGGATTTCTATTCAGGTATCATTTACCGCGCATTGGGTATCCCGACCAACATGTTCACGGTAATGTTCGCCATTGGTCGCTTGCCTGGATGGATCGCCCAATGGAAAGAAATGCGCGAAAACAAAGAGCCGATCGGCCGCCCACGCCAGATTTACATCGGAGCGCCAAGGAGGGATTTCGTTCCGATGAGTGAGAGGAAATAG
- the miaA gene encoding tRNA (adenosine(37)-N6)-dimethylallyltransferase MiaA: MNKKTPLLVILGPTASGKTHLATRVAHEIGGEILSADSRQVYRQMDIGTGKDLSEYVVDGKNIPYHLINIRDAGEQYNVNDFQHDFATAYREVVARERIPVVCGGTGFYIYALLKGHANDTVPVNAPLRESLENQTTEQLLERFRQSDSPYHAFADTSTRKRLIRALEIAAFLDEHPQHQIQFGTKEPVYPAIIFGLDPPVETRRQKISGRLAARLKQGLTEEVQGLLDQGITPDQLIYYGLEYKYVTHYLTGEMDYGEMYAKLETEIHRFAKRQMTFFRKMEKDGLKINWIPDEWPEAQKIAFIVRHYREFKSIREGSM, from the coding sequence ATGAATAAGAAAACGCCCTTACTAGTCATTCTGGGGCCAACCGCCTCGGGCAAGACGCATCTTGCGACGCGGGTCGCGCACGAAATAGGCGGCGAGATACTCAGTGCCGATTCCCGGCAGGTTTACCGGCAGATGGACATCGGGACCGGAAAGGACCTTAGTGAATATGTGGTGGACGGTAAAAATATCCCTTACCATCTGATTAATATTCGTGATGCCGGTGAACAGTACAATGTCAACGATTTCCAGCACGATTTCGCCACGGCCTATCGGGAGGTCGTCGCGAGGGAGCGCATTCCGGTTGTTTGCGGCGGTACCGGGTTTTATATTTACGCATTGCTGAAAGGGCATGCAAACGACACGGTGCCGGTGAATGCGCCTTTACGCGAAAGTTTGGAAAACCAGACAACCGAACAGCTACTCGAACGGTTTCGGCAATCGGATTCGCCTTACCATGCATTCGCGGACACTTCCACACGCAAGCGGCTGATACGCGCGCTCGAAATTGCCGCATTTCTGGATGAACATCCTCAACATCAAATACAGTTTGGTACAAAAGAGCCAGTGTATCCTGCCATAATTTTCGGCCTTGACCCTCCGGTCGAAACACGGCGACAAAAGATCAGCGGCCGGCTGGCTGCCCGGTTAAAGCAAGGTTTAACAGAAGAGGTGCAAGGCCTTTTAGATCAGGGGATCACTCCCGATCAATTGATTTACTATGGGCTGGAATATAAGTATGTGACGCATTACCTGACGGGAGAAATGGACTACGGAGAAATGTATGCAAAGCTGGAAACAGAAATTCATCGATTTGCAAAACGGCAGATGACCTTTTTCAGGAAAATGGAAAAAGACGGCCTGAAAATCAACTGGATACCGGACGAGTGGCCCGAAGCGCAAAAAATTGCCTTCATCGTCCGGCATTATCGGGAATTTAAAAGTATCCGCGAGGGTAGTATGTAA
- a CDS encoding methylated-DNA--[protein]-cysteine S-methyltransferase encodes MNQQAYNYEKIARAIEYIVANAKGQPSLTEVADEVSISQFHFQRVFSEWAGVSPKRFLQYITAAYLKEKIRESNNLAELAESAGLSSQSRVYDHFISIEGVTPQEYKSAGKGLVISYGFHETPFGECFLAATDRGICAMAFVEEATRDLQLIELARKWHYATIRADQSLTAGYIGRIFNRDHQSFEKLPLLVQGTNFQLKVWEALLSIPQGAVTTYQQIAEKIGHPKAVRAVGSAVGDNPIAYIIPCHRVIRKEGVLGEYRWGRLRKKALIGWEAAHQDEEYFAQKQAV; translated from the coding sequence ATGAACCAGCAAGCTTATAATTACGAAAAGATCGCGAGAGCCATTGAATACATCGTGGCGAATGCGAAAGGACAGCCGTCGCTTACGGAGGTTGCCGATGAAGTCAGTATCAGCCAGTTCCATTTCCAGCGGGTGTTTTCGGAATGGGCCGGGGTGAGCCCCAAACGCTTCCTGCAATACATTACCGCGGCTTATCTGAAAGAGAAGATCAGGGAATCGAACAATTTGGCCGAACTGGCCGAATCTGCCGGACTTTCCAGCCAGAGCCGCGTTTACGATCACTTTATTTCGATTGAAGGCGTCACGCCGCAAGAGTACAAAAGCGCGGGTAAGGGGCTGGTGATCAGCTATGGCTTCCATGAGACACCGTTCGGAGAATGCTTTTTGGCTGCAACCGACCGGGGTATTTGCGCCATGGCGTTCGTCGAAGAAGCCACCCGCGACCTGCAATTGATAGAACTCGCCCGCAAGTGGCATTATGCCACCATCCGCGCCGACCAGTCGTTGACAGCCGGCTATATCGGGCGCATTTTCAACCGGGATCACCAATCGTTCGAAAAACTACCGCTGCTTGTCCAGGGTACCAATTTTCAGCTGAAAGTATGGGAGGCGTTGTTAAGCATTCCACAGGGCGCCGTGACGACTTACCAGCAGATCGCCGAGAAAATCGGTCATCCGAAAGCCGTTCGGGCAGTCGGATCGGCCGTAGGCGATAACCCGATCGCTTACATTATTCCGTGTCACAGGGTCATCCGTAAAGAGGGCGTTCTTGGCGAATACCGGTGGGGCCGCCTGCGCAAGAAAGCGCTTATCGGGTGGGAGGCAGCCCATCAGGATGAGGAATATTTTGCACAGAAACAGGCCGTCTGA
- a CDS encoding Gfo/Idh/MocA family oxidoreductase, which produces MDQIKWGIIGCGNVTEIKSGPAFAKVPNSSLVAVMRRDGALAKDYAERHGVPKWYDDADALINDPEVNAVYIATPPDAHESLAIRAMQAGKPVYIEKPMARNAAECDRINAESKRTGVPVFVAYYRRALDYFLKVKELVDKKAIGDVRFVDICLQWQPYEEEIGPDARPRWRVKPEISGGGHFHDLASHQFDFLEFVFGPIRHASGIARNQAGLYEADDIVVANFEFESGILGKGSWCFTVDKDQREDQTQIIGSNGRITFSFFEKFDIHLETSEGIEVFHVPYPQHVQQPLISLIVQELRGEGRSPSDGDTGARANLIMDRITQRQ; this is translated from the coding sequence ATGGATCAGATCAAATGGGGTATTATCGGTTGCGGAAATGTGACCGAGATAAAAAGCGGGCCTGCATTCGCCAAGGTACCTAATTCCTCGCTGGTGGCGGTGATGCGCCGCGATGGCGCGCTGGCAAAAGACTATGCCGAACGTCACGGCGTACCCAAATGGTACGACGACGCGGATGCGCTCATCAACGATCCCGAGGTCAACGCGGTTTATATTGCCACGCCGCCGGATGCGCACGAAAGCCTCGCCATCAGGGCCATGCAGGCGGGAAAACCGGTCTACATCGAAAAACCGATGGCGCGCAACGCTGCTGAATGCGACCGGATCAATGCGGAAAGCAAACGGACGGGCGTTCCGGTTTTTGTAGCCTATTATCGCCGTGCGCTCGACTACTTCCTGAAAGTGAAGGAGCTTGTCGACAAAAAAGCCATAGGGGACGTCCGGTTTGTGGATATCTGTCTGCAATGGCAACCCTACGAGGAAGAAATAGGCCCCGATGCCAGGCCACGCTGGCGTGTGAAACCGGAAATTTCCGGAGGCGGCCATTTCCACGACCTTGCTTCACACCAGTTCGACTTCCTCGAATTCGTCTTCGGGCCGATTCGCCACGCGTCTGGCATCGCGCGCAACCAGGCGGGCCTGTACGAGGCCGATGATATCGTAGTGGCCAATTTCGAGTTCGAATCGGGTATATTAGGTAAGGGAAGCTGGTGTTTTACGGTGGATAAGGACCAACGCGAGGACCAGACGCAGATTATCGGCTCCAACGGCCGCATTACCTTCTCGTTTTTCGAAAAATTCGATATCCATCTCGAAACGTCCGAAGGCATCGAAGTGTTCCACGTTCCTTACCCGCAACACGTGCAGCAACCGCTCATTAGCCTGATCGTTCAGGAGTTACGCGGTGAAGGAAGAAGTCCGAGCGACGGTGACACCGGTGCGCGTGCCAATCTGATCATGGACCGGATCACACAAAGACAATAA
- a CDS encoding VF530 family protein, whose translation MESQPNNPLHGKTLEAILHELVDYYGWEQMGYYVNINSFQHDPSVKSSLKFLRKTPWARKKVEDLYLKMLARK comes from the coding sequence ATGGAATCGCAACCGAACAATCCGCTTCACGGCAAAACGCTGGAAGCTATCCTCCACGAACTTGTGGACTATTACGGCTGGGAGCAAATGGGCTACTATGTGAATATCAACAGCTTTCAGCACGACCCGAGTGTGAAATCGAGCCTCAAATTTTTGAGAAAAACTCCCTGGGCGCGTAAGAAAGTCGAGGATTTGTACCTGAAAATGCTGGCACGAAAGTAG
- a CDS encoding J domain-containing protein — translation MAFVDYYQILGIDKNADEKAIKSAYRKLARKYHPDLNPNDKEAEKKFKEVNEANEVLSDPEKRKKYDKYGKDWQHSEEFERARQARSQAGGHEGQWFGGGGEGFSDFFESMFGSGFGGGRQARFRGQDYQAEIQLSLREAYETHKQTLTVNGKNIRITIPAGVENGQTIKIAGHGGPGSNGGPNGDLYITFSVAADEKFRRSGNDLHVKADLDLYTAVLGGELVVETLNGKVKLPVKPETQNGSTVRLKGKGFPVYKQEGKFGDLYVTFDIKIPTNLSERQKELFTELAKS, via the coding sequence ATGGCTTTTGTAGATTATTATCAAATTCTTGGAATCGATAAAAATGCCGACGAGAAGGCCATTAAGAGTGCATACAGAAAACTGGCGAGAAAATACCACCCTGATCTGAACCCGAACGACAAGGAAGCGGAGAAGAAGTTCAAGGAGGTGAACGAGGCCAACGAGGTGCTGAGCGACCCTGAAAAACGGAAGAAATACGACAAATACGGCAAGGACTGGCAACACAGCGAAGAATTCGAGCGGGCGCGCCAGGCACGCAGCCAGGCCGGGGGACACGAGGGCCAGTGGTTCGGCGGGGGTGGCGAAGGTTTCTCGGATTTTTTCGAATCGATGTTCGGCTCGGGCTTTGGCGGCGGGCGCCAGGCGCGTTTCCGCGGACAGGACTACCAGGCGGAAATCCAGCTGAGCCTGCGGGAGGCTTATGAAACCCACAAGCAGACACTTACCGTAAATGGCAAGAATATCCGCATTACGATTCCGGCAGGCGTTGAAAACGGCCAGACGATCAAGATCGCAGGCCACGGCGGCCCCGGGAGCAACGGCGGCCCGAATGGCGATCTGTATATTACCTTTTCCGTGGCGGCCGACGAAAAATTCAGGCGTTCGGGCAATGATCTGCATGTGAAGGCGGATCTCGATCTGTACACGGCGGTTCTGGGCGGTGAGCTGGTGGTGGAGACGTTGAACGGCAAGGTGAAACTGCCTGTCAAGCCCGAGACACAGAATGGCAGCACCGTTCGGCTGAAAGGCAAGGGCTTCCCGGTTTACAAACAGGAAGGCAAATTCGGCGACCTTTACGTGACTTTCGACATAAAGATTCCTACCAACCTCAGCGAGCGGCAAAAAGAACTGTTCACAGAATTGGCTAAATCCTGA
- a CDS encoding chaperone modulator CbpM — protein MENDQLIAIDVFCSNYEVEYSFVESLQEHDLIETVAIGNTRFLQVPQLSRIERIIRLHHDLDINLEGIAAIQGLLNRIEQLDKEVTSLRNRLRFYEPGI, from the coding sequence ATGGAAAATGATCAATTGATTGCTATCGATGTATTCTGCTCGAATTATGAAGTGGAATACTCATTTGTAGAGTCATTGCAGGAACACGACCTCATCGAGACGGTGGCGATAGGCAACACCCGCTTTTTACAGGTGCCGCAGCTCAGCCGGATCGAGCGCATTATCCGGCTCCATCACGACCTGGACATCAACCTCGAAGGCATCGCGGCCATCCAGGGCCTGCTGAACCGCATCGAGCAACTCGATAAAGAGGTGACGTCACTAAGGAACCGCCTCCGGTTTTACGAGCCCGGCATATAA
- a CDS encoding DEAD/DEAH box helicase: MKFEDYPIAPEIKRSLETAGFKKPTDIQFKAIPAVMKGEDVLAIAQTGTGKTAAFAIPVVDKLHKQKSSSRSEGIKCVVMVPTRELAIQIAEVFGNIARYTKVKAFSVFGGVEQGPQIAKLEKGIDILVSTPGRMFDLVSQGYIKLDRVDTLILDEADHMLDLGFIKDIQDLIRHLPKRRQTLFFSATIDEKIKKLAYSLVRNAIRIQISPKNPVAKNIDHSVAFVAMDDKRFFLERIIRQNENKKILVFVRTKVRAERVHNALERMEIDSLTIHGDKQQADRLTALNEFRNGKVKVLIATDVSARGIDIPNVDYVINYDLPEQPENYVHRVGRTGRGMQKGIAVSFCSNEEKPLLDEIQQYLDKPIAVVDISAADYAQTLDFTADASNDLNALMREVEEFESRQKKKGKK, encoded by the coding sequence ATGAAATTTGAAGACTATCCCATTGCCCCGGAAATCAAACGGAGCCTGGAAACGGCGGGGTTCAAAAAACCGACCGACATCCAGTTCAAAGCGATTCCGGCGGTGATGAAGGGAGAAGACGTGCTCGCTATCGCGCAAACCGGGACAGGCAAAACGGCCGCTTTCGCGATCCCTGTGGTAGACAAACTCCATAAGCAGAAGTCGTCCAGCCGGTCGGAGGGCATCAAATGCGTGGTCATGGTGCCTACACGGGAGCTGGCGATCCAGATTGCCGAGGTGTTCGGAAACATCGCCCGGTACACGAAAGTGAAGGCTTTCAGCGTATTCGGGGGCGTGGAGCAGGGCCCGCAGATCGCGAAGCTGGAAAAGGGGATCGACATTCTCGTGTCGACGCCGGGGCGGATGTTCGACCTCGTGAGCCAGGGTTATATCAAGCTGGACCGCGTCGACACGCTTATCCTCGACGAAGCCGATCATATGCTCGACCTCGGCTTTATCAAAGACATTCAGGACCTTATCCGGCATTTGCCCAAAAGACGGCAAACCTTGTTCTTCTCCGCGACTATCGACGAAAAGATTAAGAAACTGGCCTATTCGCTCGTAAGGAACGCGATCCGCATTCAAATTTCCCCGAAAAATCCGGTGGCGAAAAACATCGACCATTCCGTCGCGTTTGTGGCAATGGATGACAAGCGTTTTTTCCTGGAAAGGATTATCCGGCAGAATGAGAATAAAAAGATCCTCGTGTTCGTACGCACGAAGGTACGCGCCGAACGCGTGCATAACGCGCTCGAACGCATGGAGATCGACAGTCTCACCATTCACGGGGACAAGCAGCAGGCCGACCGGCTTACCGCTCTGAACGAGTTCCGGAACGGTAAGGTGAAAGTGCTGATCGCCACGGACGTCAGCGCCCGCGGCATCGATATTCCGAATGTAGATTACGTGATCAATTACGACCTCCCCGAGCAGCCCGAAAACTACGTGCACCGTGTAGGCCGGACCGGTCGCGGCATGCAAAAAGGCATTGCCGTATCGTTTTGCAGCAATGAGGAAAAGCCGCTGCTCGATGAGATCCAGCAATACCTCGACAAACCCATTGCCGTGGTCGACATCAGCGCCGCGGACTATGCCCAGACGCTCGATTTCACAGCCGACGCGTCCAACGATTTGAATGCGCTGATGCGGGAAGTGGAGGAATTCGAGTCCCGGCAGAAAAAGAAAGGAAAAAAATAG
- a CDS encoding CHRD domain-containing protein — MKKPMKRFLLLIAGVLMLGFVTSCKEEGPHKDDIVKFSAVINSSPTVPKATSSAQGTGVFEYNKNTMDLKYNINFQNIKPTSVTLNAANPAWERGGIIQTLAENPTGQVTGTYKLKNEEEQTQLIMGMMYINIPTEENPYGEIRGQIIADKYEE, encoded by the coding sequence ATGAAAAAGCCAATGAAACGTTTTTTACTATTGATCGCAGGAGTTTTGATGTTAGGATTTGTCACTTCCTGTAAAGAGGAAGGGCCTCACAAAGATGACATTGTCAAGTTCTCGGCTGTCATTAATAGTAGTCCAACTGTTCCAAAAGCTACCTCTTCTGCACAAGGCACAGGGGTTTTTGAGTACAACAAGAATACCATGGACCTGAAATACAATATTAATTTCCAAAATATTAAACCCACTTCGGTAACGCTCAACGCTGCCAACCCGGCATGGGAAAGAGGCGGAATCATCCAGACGCTGGCTGAAAACCCAACCGGCCAGGTTACAGGTACCTATAAACTGAAAAACGAGGAGGAGCAAACCCAGTTGATCATGGGAATGATGTACATCAACATTCCTACCGAGGAAAATCCTTACGGGGAAATTCGCGGACAGATTATCGCCGACAAATACGAGGAATAA
- a CDS encoding SH3 domain-containing protein: MLYKKNFNLTEKNSQALLLKLAFLAEKTNNYTDCLFYLSKLALVQPSRHLFEKMDKLAKEQNLSGYEFDDYNYFIIFYRKYGDYIPILLLTLGTYIVVIMVTKTRRKEPILQIHKVSIVVYLLALLGILNVPSLYQTCIIVNENTFLRDEPSSAAGVVERVGKGHKLTIIGSVDHWDRVIWNNRIVYIRKSDLWNI; this comes from the coding sequence ATGCTCTATAAAAAAAATTTCAACCTAACCGAAAAAAATAGCCAGGCGCTCCTGTTGAAGCTCGCCTTCCTTGCCGAGAAAACGAACAATTATACCGATTGCCTCTTCTACCTCTCAAAACTGGCCCTGGTACAGCCGTCAAGGCACCTTTTCGAAAAAATGGATAAGCTCGCCAAAGAGCAAAATCTAAGTGGCTATGAATTCGACGATTACAACTATTTCATAATATTTTATCGAAAATATGGTGATTACATTCCGATATTGCTCCTAACTTTGGGCACCTATATCGTTGTCATAATGGTCACAAAGACACGCCGAAAGGAGCCTATTTTGCAGATTCACAAGGTTTCCATTGTAGTTTATCTGCTGGCATTGCTGGGAATATTAAATGTCCCTTCCCTTTATCAAACGTGCATTATAGTGAACGAAAATACCTTCCTGCGCGATGAACCCTCGTCGGCGGCGGGAGTGGTCGAAAGGGTGGGAAAAGGCCATAAACTGACGATTATAGGCTCTGTGGACCACTGGGACAGGGTGATCTGGAATAACCGGATCGTCTATATCCGCAAAAGTGATTTGTGGAACATTTAA